In Actinomyces marmotae, the DNA window CCTCGCTCACACCGGAGCCGGGCACGCCATCGGCACCGGGGCGGGCCAGGTCGAAGGCGGCGAGCTCGTCGTCGAGGGTGCCGCGCAGGACCGTGCGCGTGGATGTGTCCAGCAGGCCGGCGCGGTCGAGCTCGCCGAGGATGCCCATGATTCCGCCGGCGCGGTGGACATCCTCGATGTGGTAGCGGTTCGTTGACGGCGCGACCTTGCACAGGTGCGGGACCCTGCGGGAGAGGCGGTCGATGTCGGCCATGTGGAAGTCGACCCCGGCCTCGCGGGCCGCGGCCAGCAGGTGAAGGACCGTGTTCGTGGAGCCGCCCATGGCGATGTCCAGGCCCATGGCGTTCTCGAAAGCTGCCTTGGTGGCGATGGAGCGCGGCAGGACGGTGGAGTCGTCGCCCTCGTAGTAGGCCCGAGTGATTTCGACGATCTGGCGGCCGACGGCATCGAAGAGCTCGCCGCGATCGGAGTGCGTGGCCAGCAGCGTGCCGTTCATGGGCAGGGCCAGGCCCAAGGCCTCGGTGAGGCAGTTCATGGAATTGGCGGTGAACATGCCCGAGCAGGAGCCGCACGTGGGGCAGGCCAAGCGCTCAATGGCGCTGATCGTCTCGTCATCCACGGTGGGGTCGGCGGCGTCCATCATGGCGTCGATGAGGTCGAGCTTGCGGGTGGTTCCGTCCGCGGCCGTCATCTTGCCCGACTCCATCGGCCCGCCAGAGACGAAGATCGCGGGGATGTTGAGGCGCAGCGCGGCCATGAGCATGCCGGGGGTGATCTTGTCGCAGTTGGAGATGCACACCAGGGCGTCAGCGCAGTGGGCGCCCACCATGTACTCCACCGAGTCGGCGATGAGATCGCGGGACGGCAGGGAGTAGAGCATGCCGTCGTGGCCCATGGCGATGCCGTCGTCAACGGCGATCGTGTTGAACTCCTTGGCGATGCCGCCGGCCGCCTCGATCTGACGGGCAACGCGGCGGCCGACATCGCGCAGGCCGACGTGCCCGGGGACGAACTCGGTGAAGGAGTTGGCGATGGCGATGATGGGCTTGCCGAAGTCGGAGTCCTTGACGCCGGTGGCGCGCCAGAGCGCGCGGGCGCCGGCCATGTTGCGGCCGGATGTGGAGGTGGCGCTGCGGTACTGCGGCATGAGGGCTCCTGTTCTCGGCTCGGCAGGGCCGAAGACGATGACGCGATGCCCAGATTAGCGGCCACCATGTCATCTCGATGCGAATGGTCACTGTGCGGTCCGCGCACGCGCCTCCCGCGCGCCGGGCCACGGCCCTGGCTTCCTCCCTGGCTCCTCTCCACGCGCCTCCCGCGCACCGGGCGCCACCCCGGCAGGGCGACACGCACGTAAGAGAGTCTCCCTCGCCGCCAAGATCCGCATGATTCCGCGGTTCCGCCTCGCCGAATCCCGCAGCGGATCCTCTCCCATGTGCATCCAGGGGGGTGGTTGCACATGGGAGAGAAGCAGCCCGCGCGGGCCTTCGGGAAGAACCGCGGAATCATGCGGTTTCCAGCGCCTGCCAAACCATCTGAGCGTGCGAAGTGCCTCGGGCGTGGCTGGCAGTCGCACGGAGGGTGGGGCGCCCAGCTGACGCGTGGTCGGGGGCTTGACGGGCATCAGGCCGGTCAGACGCTCCATGGGCCGCCCACGGACCGCCGCGAAACCCTGTGCCGCCAGGGATGACGAGGGAACGGCGATGCGATCCCCCGGGGGCGCCAGCAGGGCGCCCGGGACGCTCTCACGCGCCCGGGCCCCTGATGCCGCGCCCACCCTCCGCCCCGGACCGGTCTCGCTCCTAATTTCGACCGGTCTCGCTCTTGATTTCGACCGGTCTCGGCGAGGGGAGGGAGGGAGGGAGGGGTGGGCGCTGCTCACATGACGCCGAGGATCTCCGTGACGAAGACGAGGGTGGCGCCGCCCTTGATGCCGGCCTGCGGCACGCCGCGCTCGCCGTAGCCGAGCTCGGCGGGGATCGACAGCAGGACGCGCGAGCCGACGCGCTGGCCGACGAGGCCGTCGTCCCAGCCGCGGATGACCATGCCGACGCCGATCTGGAAACTCAGCGGCTGGCCGCGGTCGTAGGAGTTGTCGAAGACGTCGCCGTTCCAGGACTGGCCGAGGTAGTGGGCGACGATGGTGTCGCCGGCCTCGACGACCTGGCCTTCACCAGCGTCGAGCACCTGGACCTGGAGGCCCGCGGGGGCATCCGGGCCGGGGAAGGTGAGGACCGGCTTGGTGCCCTTGGCACCCTCAACAGTGGGCATGTTCGAGTTGATCATGCGCGCCAGCCTACGCGATGAGCCCCGAGGCTGACTGATCGGAGCACCGCCTCTGCGCCGGCCGCCCATGCGGCGGGGCCGGCCGGGTCATGCCCGGCCGGCCCCGCGCCCCCGCGAACGGGGAGGACTCTGAGAGGCTCAGTCG includes these proteins:
- the ilvD gene encoding dihydroxy-acid dehydratase; this translates as MPQYRSATSTSGRNMAGARALWRATGVKDSDFGKPIIAIANSFTEFVPGHVGLRDVGRRVARQIEAAGGIAKEFNTIAVDDGIAMGHDGMLYSLPSRDLIADSVEYMVGAHCADALVCISNCDKITPGMLMAALRLNIPAIFVSGGPMESGKMTAADGTTRKLDLIDAMMDAADPTVDDETISAIERLACPTCGSCSGMFTANSMNCLTEALGLALPMNGTLLATHSDRGELFDAVGRQIVEITRAYYEGDDSTVLPRSIATKAAFENAMGLDIAMGGSTNTVLHLLAAAREAGVDFHMADIDRLSRRVPHLCKVAPSTNRYHIEDVHRAGGIMGILGELDRAGLLDTSTRTVLRGTLDDELAAFDLARPGADGVPGSGVSEADRTRYLAAPAGVRTTEMFSQASRWEAHDLDREAGCIRDLEHAYSRDGGLAVLFGNIATKGCIVKTAGVDASILTFSGPAVVFESQDAAVEGILGGKVKAGDVVIISHEGPRGGPGMQEMLYPTTYIKSMHLGKECALLTDGRFSGGTSGLSIGHVSPEAAAGGLIGLVRTGDVIDIDIPGRSISVRLSDDEIASRRAAEEARGEAAWTPHEERPRRVSAALRAYAMLATSADLGAVRDLSKLGM
- a CDS encoding FKBP-type peptidyl-prolyl cis-trans isomerase; amino-acid sequence: MINSNMPTVEGAKGTKPVLTFPGPDAPAGLQVQVLDAGEGQVVEAGDTIVAHYLGQSWNGDVFDNSYDRGQPLSFQIGVGMVIRGWDDGLVGQRVGSRVLLSIPAELGYGERGVPQAGIKGGATLVFVTEILGVM